The nucleotide window GCTCTCCGAGCCGATGACGGCGAGCATCGCCTCGATCTCTCCGGTGGTCGGGCCGATATGGCGGCGGTTGGCGAAATCGTAGGGATCGTAACGGTCGGTGGTCATGATGGGCCTCGGAGGTGCGAGTGACGGCTGTGCGCGCCCCTCTCCCCTCTGCGGGAGAGGGTGGCTCGCGAATGCGGGTCGGGAGAGGGGAGCGCCTATCCGGAAAGGTCGTCCCCTCTCCCGCCTGCTCCGCAGGCACCCTCCCCCGCGAAGGGGGAAGGTCGTTGAGCTCTACTTGGCGAAGTTCGCGTAGGCGGCTTCGTCCATCAGCCCGTCGAGGGCGCCGGCATCGTCGAGGCGGAGGCGATAGAGCCAGCCGGCGCCCTGAGGGTCGGTGCCGACGCTGGCCGGATCGGCCACCGCCGCCTCGTTGATCTCGGTCACCTCGCCCGAGACCGGGGCGAAGACGTCGGAGGCGGCCTTCACCGATTCGACGACCGCCGCTGCCTCGCCCTTCACGAGCTTGGCGCCGACCTTGGGCAACTCGACGAAGACGAGATCTCCGAGTTGCTCAGCCGCGTGGGTGGTGATGCCGATGGTGGCGATGTCACCGTCGATGGCCAGCCATTCGTGCTCGTCCGTGAATTTCAGCATGATGCACTCCGTGAAGAGATGGTCCGAGGAGAAAGGAAGAGGCCGGAGCCGGGCTTCAGCGCCGCTTGAAGCGGGCCGGCACGAAGGGCAGCGTCGCCACCGAGACCGGCAGGCGTCGGCCGCGCACTTCCGCAAAGAGGCGGGTGCCGGGCTCCGACAGGGCGGCGGGCACGTAGCCCATGGCGATGGGCGCCTTGAGGACGGGGCTGAAGCCGCCGGAGGTGACCATTCCGACACCTGCTCCGGTCTCCTCGGCGAAGAGCTGAGCACCGCCGCGCACCGGCGTCGGCCCCTCGGGCAGCAGCCCGACGCGCCGCCGCGCCGGGCCGTGCGCCAGTGAGTCGAGAATGAACGGGGCGCCGGGGAAGCCACCAGCGCGGGCTCCGTCGAGACGCCTGACGGAGGGAATCGCCCAGGACAGCCCGGCCTCGACCGGATCGATGCCCGGGTCGATATCCGCCCCGTGTAGACACAGGCCAGCCTCCAACCGCAGGGAATCGCGGGCGCCGAGGCCGACCGGCTCCACATCCTTGTCCTGGAGCAGCGCTTCGGCGACGGCATCGGCCGCGTCCTCGGGAAGCGAGATCTCGAACCCGTCCTCGCCGGTATAGCCGGAGCGGCTGACGATGGCGGGAACGCCGAGGATGTCGACCACCCGCACGTCGAGGAAGCGCATGGCGGCGGTCTCCGGGGCGAGCCGCGCAAGCGCGTTCTCGGACAGCGGCCCCTGGAGGGCGAGAAGCGCACGGGGCAACACCGTGATCTCGCACAGACCGGTGAGATGAGTGCGAAGGTAGGCTTCGTCGGCCACCTTGTTGGCGGCGTTCACCACGAGGATCAGGCTGTCGTCGAGCCGCGCGACCATGAGGTCGTCGAGGATGCCGCCGGCCTCGTCGGTCAGGAAGCCGTAGCGCTGCCGCCCCGGAGCCAGACCGGCAACGTCGATGGGAAGAAGGGTTTCGAGTGCGAGGGCGAGGCTCGCCATGCCGCGCGGCCCCGGCAACAGCCGGATCTGGCCCATATGCGACACGTCGAACAATCCGGCCGCCTTGCGGGTATGGAGGTGTTCGGCGATCAGCCCGGCCGGATAATGGAGCGGCAACGCATAGCCCGCGAAGGGGACGATGCGCGCGCCGTGGCGCAGGTGGAGGGCGTGAAGCGGCGTGCTGGAAGCGTCGAGCGTCATCTGGTCATCCCATGACAGAACGTCCCCGGACACTCGATCGAGTGATCCGGTTGCCCCCATCTGTCACGGTTACCTGAGAGCTTCTCCCAACCCTTCGAGGGGGCGGGATTTCTCCTTCGGTGGACGCCACGAAAGCGTCTCTCTCCAGATTGTCAAAACGGTGCGGTGATTGTGCCTGAGAGTTTCCGGGGGTGGTTGCTCCGTCGGCGCCATGACCGGTCCGTACCGGTCTGGGCTCTCCCGCATCGTCGTTTGCTGACGGATCAAACGTCGCACGACCCATCATCGGGCGCAAGGTCGCGGGCTTTCAAGAGACTTGGCTTGTCAGCTGTGCGGCGGCGCAGTCCTGCCACGACGCGATCTGACGCTGAGCCAGACGGAACCGCCGCGACTCTTCGCGGATTCGGCTGTCATGGCCTTCGCATCCGGGCACGACCTCGCCGGCCCTCGCCCCCGGCAGACCAAGCGCTCCGCTCCTGTCGCCGACGCGATCGAGGCGGATAAGGCGCTGGAGATCCATCGCCGACTTTGCCAAGTCTATGGCTGCCCGATCCCCTACTTCCACAGCCTCGACCCGCTGAGCGAACTCGTCTCCTCGCTGCTCTCCCATCGTACCCGGAACGCCGATTCCGGCCGTGCCTTCAAGGCATTGCGAGCACGCTACCCGGACTGGGCCGACGTCGCGGAAGCCTCGTTGGAAGACATCGAGGCGACCATCGTCGGTGTCACATGGCCTGAATTGAAGGCGCCGCGCATCCGGGCCGTGCTGGCGGCGGTCGTCGAACGCCATGGCTCGCTGACCCTCGATTTCCTGAAGGGAATGGACATCGAGGCGGCCCGGTCCTGGCTCGAGGCGATACCGGGCGTGGGGCCGAAGACCAGCGCGGCGGTCCTGTCGTTCAGCATCCTGCGGATGGCGGCCCTTCCCGTCGACAGTCACCATCACCGGGTGGCGCAACGCACCGGCCTGATCGGCGCGAAGGTCGATGTCGGTCCTTCGCACCCGATCCTGAGGGCGCAGCTTCCGGCGGATTGGAGCGCGCAGGATCTCTACGACAACCATGAGATCCTGATGCTGCATGGGCAGGCCGTGTGCCACCAACGCAGACCGGCCTGCGGCCGCTGCGTGCTCCTCGATCTCTGCCCGGCCGGACAGGGGGCGATCCCGTCCGTACGCGAGCCTTGACCGTCTCCGGCGAGCCGTCCAGAACGCAGGCGCCCGCGCGCATCGTCAGCGTCGGTCTTTCCATCGCCATCACGCCATAGGGACCACGCGCGATGACCGCGTTTTCAGAGCTCGTGTTCTCGGGCGTTCAGCCCACGGGCAACCTGCATCTCGGCAACTATCTCGGCGCCATCAAGCGCTTCGTGGAGATGCAGGAGCGCGACGCGCAATGCCTCTACTGCGTCGTCGACATGCACGCGATCACGCTTTGGCAGGATCCGGCCGCGTTGAAGGGACAGATCCGCGAAGTCACGGCCGCCTTCCTCGCCGCCGGCATCGACCCGAAGCGGAGCATCGTCTTCAACCAGAGCCAAGTGCCGGCGCATGCCGAACTCGCCTGGATCTTCAACTGCGTCGCGCGGCTCGGTTGGTTGAACCGTATGACCCAGTTCAAGGATAAGGCCGGCAAGGACCGTGAGAATGCGTCGATCGGGCTCTACGCCTACCCCGTTCTGATGGCGGCCGACATCCTGGCCTACCGCGCCACCCATGTGCCGGTGGGCGAGGACCAGAAGCAGCATCTCGAACTGAC belongs to Methylobacterium sp. 77 and includes:
- the gcvH gene encoding glycine cleavage system protein GcvH, with protein sequence MLKFTDEHEWLAIDGDIATIGITTHAAEQLGDLVFVELPKVGAKLVKGEAAAVVESVKAASDVFAPVSGEVTEINEAAVADPASVGTDPQGAGWLYRLRLDDAGALDGLMDEAAYANFAK
- the gcvT gene encoding glycine cleavage system aminomethyltransferase GcvT, with protein sequence MTLDASSTPLHALHLRHGARIVPFAGYALPLHYPAGLIAEHLHTRKAAGLFDVSHMGQIRLLPGPRGMASLALALETLLPIDVAGLAPGRQRYGFLTDEAGGILDDLMVARLDDSLILVVNAANKVADEAYLRTHLTGLCEITVLPRALLALQGPLSENALARLAPETAAMRFLDVRVVDILGVPAIVSRSGYTGEDGFEISLPEDAADAVAEALLQDKDVEPVGLGARDSLRLEAGLCLHGADIDPGIDPVEAGLSWAIPSVRRLDGARAGGFPGAPFILDSLAHGPARRRVGLLPEGPTPVRGGAQLFAEETGAGVGMVTSGGFSPVLKAPIAMGYVPAALSEPGTRLFAEVRGRRLPVSVATLPFVPARFKRR